A region from the Dinoroseobacter shibae DFL 12 = DSM 16493 genome encodes:
- the truA gene encoding tRNA pseudouridine(38-40) synthase TruA, with the protein MPRFALKIEYDGAPFAGWQRQREQPSVQGAVEAALRGLQPDHAGIAAAGRTDAGVHALGQVAHVDLARDWDPFRLSEALNAHLRPAPVAVLAAARVGEDFHARFSALERSYLFRLLVRRAPATHDAGLVWRVMNPLDVEAMREGAKYLIGKHDFTTFRSTMCQAASPVKTLDEITIEESPRDAGTEFRFHLRARSFLHNQVRSIVGTLERVGAGAWDPADVKTALEARDRAACGPVCAPQGLYLRAVRYPEDPFKPA; encoded by the coding sequence CCCCTTTCGCGGGCTGGCAGCGCCAGCGCGAACAGCCCTCCGTGCAAGGCGCGGTGGAGGCGGCGTTAAGGGGTCTGCAGCCCGATCATGCCGGGATCGCGGCGGCGGGGCGGACGGATGCGGGGGTGCATGCGCTGGGTCAGGTGGCCCATGTGGATCTGGCGCGCGACTGGGATCCGTTCCGGCTGTCCGAGGCGCTGAACGCCCATCTGCGACCGGCGCCGGTGGCGGTGCTGGCGGCGGCGCGGGTGGGGGAGGATTTTCATGCGCGATTCTCGGCACTTGAGCGGTCGTACCTCTTCCGTCTCCTGGTGCGGCGCGCGCCGGCGACCCATGACGCGGGGCTGGTGTGGCGGGTGATGAATCCGCTGGATGTCGAGGCCATGCGCGAAGGGGCCAAGTACCTGATCGGAAAGCATGATTTCACGACTTTCCGGTCGACCATGTGCCAGGCGGCCTCGCCGGTCAAGACGCTCGACGAGATCACGATCGAGGAGAGCCCCCGGGACGCGGGCACGGAGTTCCGGTTCCACCTTCGGGCGCGAAGTTTCCTGCATAATCAAGTCCGTAGCATCGTCGGCACCCTGGAGCGCGTCGGCGCCGGAGCGTGGGATCCGGCTGATGTGAAGACCGCGCTCGAGGCCAGGGACAGGGCGGCTTGCGGGCCGGTCTGCGCGCCCCAGGGGCTCTATTTGCGCGCCGTGCGCTACCCCGAAGACCCGTTCAAACCGGCGTAA
- a CDS encoding ABC transporter permease, with translation MAYVPDPLPRDSRGQSLVKTLTSRAVLAPLGAVIVFLLFWEGLVWINDWPNFVMASPSDLPPAYARYWELFLIMGWQTLWRTVVGLLLAVVVGVGIGMLMGFSRVMRDALYPLLVGFNAIPKATVVPIVALLFVGQHDFNTILIAFMISFFPIAVSISIGLSTLEPEYRDILRSLGASKTTIFWKIALPKTLPEFFGALKVSVTLAFIGTNLMEIVSPHGRGLGALFDSGKTNSDYPLMFAVLIALAFLGIVLYYIVVALERIFAGWAERAES, from the coding sequence ATGGCCTATGTCCCCGATCCCTTGCCCCGCGACAGCCGTGGCCAGAGCCTTGTGAAAACCCTGACCTCCCGCGCGGTGCTGGCCCCCCTGGGGGCGGTCATCGTGTTCCTGCTGTTCTGGGAAGGGCTGGTCTGGATCAACGACTGGCCGAATTTCGTCATGGCCTCCCCCTCGGACCTGCCGCCCGCCTATGCCCGCTACTGGGAGCTGTTCCTCATCATGGGGTGGCAGACGCTCTGGCGCACGGTGGTGGGCTTGTTGCTCGCCGTGGTGGTGGGCGTCGGCATCGGGATGCTCATGGGCTTTTCGCGGGTGATGCGCGACGCGCTCTATCCGCTGCTCGTGGGGTTCAACGCGATCCCCAAGGCGACCGTTGTGCCCATCGTCGCGCTTCTCTTCGTGGGCCAGCACGATTTCAACACGATTCTGATCGCCTTCATGATCTCGTTCTTCCCCATCGCGGTCTCGATCTCCATCGGCCTGTCCACGCTGGAGCCGGAATACCGCGACATCCTCCGGTCACTTGGCGCCTCCAAGACCACGATCTTCTGGAAGATCGCCCTGCCGAAAACCCTGCCGGAGTTCTTCGGCGCCCTGAAGGTCTCCGTCACGCTCGCCTTCATCGGCACCAACCTGATGGAAATCGTCTCCCCCCATGGCCGCGGCCTCGGCGCGCTGTTCGACAGTGGCAAGACGAACTCCGACTACCCGCTGATGTTCGCGGTGCTGATCGCCTTGGCCTTCCTCGGCATCGTGCTCTACTACATCGTGGTGGCGCTGGAGCGGATCTTCGCCGGCTGGGCCGAACGCGCGGAAAGCTGA
- a CDS encoding ABC transporter ATP-binding protein, producing MTTSIEIAGITHAYDTASGKLPVLHNLDFTVPSAAFCAVVGPSGCGKSTLTRLVAGLLIPDEGEVRLDGQPVKGPRASVGMAFQNPVLLEWRTILDNVILPLEIVPNSLSRAQKEDRARELLALVGLEGFEAKRPSELSGGMRQRASLCRAIAHKPDILIMDEPFGALDAFTREDLWQTMHRLRAEEPFTCMLITHDLRESIYLADQTIVLSDRPARVQYTLDTSFGGRTDLDMLFEPEAVEMLHDLRNQIKVAQGRQDAPVQAAE from the coding sequence ATGACCACCAGCATCGAGATCGCCGGCATCACCCATGCCTATGACACCGCGTCGGGCAAGCTGCCGGTGCTCCACAATCTCGACTTCACCGTGCCCTCGGCGGCCTTCTGCGCCGTGGTCGGCCCCTCGGGCTGCGGCAAGTCCACGCTCACGCGCCTCGTCGCGGGCCTGCTGATCCCCGACGAAGGCGAGGTGCGGCTCGACGGCCAGCCCGTGAAGGGCCCGCGCGCCTCGGTCGGCATGGCTTTCCAGAACCCGGTCCTGCTGGAATGGCGCACCATTCTCGACAACGTGATCCTGCCGCTGGAAATCGTGCCCAATTCCCTCTCTCGCGCCCAGAAAGAAGACCGCGCCCGCGAACTGCTGGCGCTGGTCGGCCTCGAAGGCTTCGAGGCCAAGCGCCCATCCGAGCTGTCGGGGGGCATGCGCCAGCGCGCCTCGCTCTGCCGCGCCATCGCCCACAAGCCCGACATCCTCATCATGGATGAACCCTTCGGCGCGCTCGACGCCTTTACCCGCGAGGATCTGTGGCAGACCATGCACCGCCTCCGCGCCGAAGAGCCGTTCACCTGCATGCTCATCACCCACGACCTGCGCGAATCGATCTACCTCGCGGATCAGACCATCGTGCTCTCGGACCGCCCCGCGCGGGTGCAATACACGCTCGACACCTCCTTCGGCGGGCGCACCGATCTCGACATGCTGTTCGAGCCCGAGGCGGTCGAAATGCTCCATGACCTGCGCAACCAGATCAAGGTCGCCCAGGGCCGCCAGGACGCACCCGTCCAGGCCGCCGAATAG
- a CDS encoding ABC transporter substrate-binding protein, translating to MFQRFTQICAAGAVLAAATAAGAETEVPFALDWKFEGPAAPYFVAVDKGYFTDAGLSVEIAAGQGSLDAIPKVATGAFPVGFADINSLIKFLDQNPGAPVIAVMMVYDKPPFAIVGRKSLGVEAPADLEGRVLGAPPPDGAWAQFPIFAAENDLDTDAITVEPVGFPTREPMLAQGEVAAVTGFSFSSYLNLVRLGVPEDDISTILMADHGVDLYGNAIIANTEWAAENAELLTGFLGAVVKGWADAIADPAAAIPSLIERNPAADAELETRRLQLAIDANVATDYALANGMGGIDADRMANAIEQIKLTYEFQNAPDMSLYFTDAYLPGAEMRMLK from the coding sequence GTGTTCCAACGCTTCACACAGATCTGCGCGGCCGGGGCCGTGCTGGCCGCCGCCACCGCCGCCGGGGCCGAAACCGAGGTGCCCTTCGCCCTCGACTGGAAATTCGAAGGCCCCGCCGCCCCCTATTTCGTCGCCGTCGACAAGGGCTATTTCACCGATGCGGGCCTGTCGGTGGAAATCGCCGCCGGCCAAGGCTCCCTCGACGCGATCCCCAAGGTCGCCACCGGCGCCTTCCCCGTGGGCTTTGCCGACATCAACTCGCTCATCAAGTTCCTCGACCAGAACCCGGGCGCGCCCGTGATCGCGGTGATGATGGTCTATGACAAGCCGCCCTTCGCCATCGTCGGGCGCAAGTCGCTCGGCGTCGAAGCCCCCGCCGACCTCGAAGGCCGCGTGCTCGGCGCGCCGCCCCCCGACGGGGCCTGGGCGCAATTCCCGATCTTCGCCGCGGAAAACGACCTCGACACCGACGCCATCACGGTCGAACCCGTGGGCTTCCCGACCCGGGAGCCGATGCTGGCCCAGGGCGAGGTGGCCGCGGTCACGGGCTTCTCCTTCTCGTCCTACCTCAACCTCGTGCGCCTCGGCGTGCCGGAGGACGACATCTCCACCATCCTGATGGCGGACCACGGCGTGGACCTCTACGGCAACGCGATCATCGCCAACACCGAATGGGCCGCGGAAAATGCCGAGCTGCTGACCGGCTTCCTCGGCGCCGTGGTCAAGGGCTGGGCCGATGCCATCGCCGACCCGGCGGCCGCGATCCCGTCCCTGATCGAACGCAACCCCGCCGCCGATGCGGAGCTTGAGACCCGCCGCCTGCAACTGGCGATCGACGCCAACGTGGCGACCGACTACGCGCTGGCCAACGGCATGGGCGGGATCGACGCGGACCGCATGGCCAACGCGATCGAGCAGATCAAGCTGACCTACGAGTTCCAGAACGCGCCCGACATGAGCCTCTATTTCACCGACGCCTACCTGCCCGGCGCCGAGATGCGGATGCTCAAGTGA
- a CDS encoding GSCFA domain-containing protein → MTSNPIETGPAPEVLRRASRNPLRRYPTPDAGGDRLYPLAMPAPTPSFEFSSKETVFALGSCFARNIEDALAAEGFRVLSREFDLGEIGASLDDAANFFNKYTIHSMLNELRWAFDRDSFPGADMLYPLRDDDTAYRDLQLGSAKLAFPRDRILAFRHRFLDAVAQIAEADVVVMTLGYVEGWRDTRLDLALNTAPPPALCAREPDRFAFEVLSYEDVLGGLRAFHALLTAHRTKPLKMLLTVSPVPLLSTFRDMDVLVANSYSKAVQRAAVETFVAETPGVDYFPSYECVTLSDPAAIWTEGDFRHVAPDLVTRIMSSVLTAYVPGWGDKGALTRAATRATTRLLLGAGRHDELLALLDAHGPTDDAELTAAHALALRRTDRTAQAVALMCEVVERTPDDPQPLERVIRWCEQLDRMAVARDYLDLHAQRFPKRRKFRRGRKCRKAANRGRG, encoded by the coding sequence ATGACATCCAACCCGATCGAGACCGGCCCCGCACCAGAGGTGCTGCGCCGGGCGTCCCGCAACCCGCTGCGCCGCTACCCCACGCCCGACGCCGGGGGGGACCGGCTCTACCCGCTGGCCATGCCCGCGCCGACCCCGTCCTTCGAATTCAGTTCAAAAGAAACCGTCTTCGCCCTCGGCTCCTGCTTTGCCCGCAACATCGAGGACGCGCTGGCCGCCGAAGGCTTCCGCGTGCTCAGCCGCGAGTTCGACCTGGGCGAGATCGGCGCGAGCCTCGATGATGCCGCCAATTTCTTCAACAAGTATACCATCCACTCCATGCTGAACGAGCTGCGCTGGGCCTTCGACCGCGACAGCTTCCCCGGCGCGGACATGCTCTACCCCCTGCGCGACGACGACACCGCCTACCGCGACCTGCAACTGGGCTCGGCCAAGCTCGCCTTCCCGCGCGACCGCATCCTCGCCTTCCGCCACCGGTTTCTGGATGCCGTGGCCCAGATCGCCGAGGCCGACGTGGTGGTGATGACCCTGGGCTATGTCGAAGGCTGGCGCGACACCCGGCTCGACCTGGCGCTCAACACCGCGCCCCCTCCGGCACTCTGCGCCCGCGAGCCCGACCGCTTCGCCTTCGAGGTGCTGAGCTACGAGGATGTGCTGGGCGGACTGCGCGCCTTCCACGCGCTGCTGACCGCCCACCGCACCAAGCCGCTCAAGATGCTGCTGACCGTCTCGCCCGTCCCGCTCCTGAGCACCTTCCGCGACATGGACGTGCTGGTCGCCAACTCCTACTCCAAGGCCGTGCAACGCGCCGCGGTCGAAACCTTCGTCGCCGAAACCCCCGGCGTCGACTACTTCCCGTCCTACGAATGCGTCACCCTGAGCGACCCGGCCGCGATCTGGACCGAGGGCGACTTCCGCCACGTCGCCCCCGATCTGGTCACCCGCATCATGTCCAGCGTCCTGACCGCCTATGTCCCCGGCTGGGGCGATAAGGGCGCGCTTACCCGCGCGGCGACCCGCGCCACCACGCGGCTTCTGCTCGGCGCCGGACGCCATGACGAGCTTCTGGCGCTGCTCGACGCCCACGGCCCCACGGACGATGCCGAGCTGACCGCCGCCCACGCCCTCGCCCTGCGCCGCACCGACCGCACCGCGCAAGCCGTGGCCCTGATGTGCGAGGTGGTCGAACGCACCCCCGACGACCCCCAGCCCCTCGAACGGGTGATCCGCTGGTGCGAACAACTCGACCGCATGGCCGTGGCCCGCGACTACCTCGACCTGCACGCCCAACGCTTCCCCAAGCGCCGCAAGTTCCGCCGGGGCCGCAAGTGCCGCAAGGCCGCCAACCGGGGCCGCGGCTGA
- a CDS encoding amidohydrolase family protein: protein MVDILVKGGTLPDGTQADIAITGDRIVDVAPGIAAKAGEVIDATGDLVSPPFVDPHFHMDATLSYGIPRINASGTLLEGIALWGELKHETTIDAMIDRALRYCDWAVSMGLLAIRSHVDTCDDSLKGVQAMLQLRETVKPYLDLQLVAFPQDGLYRDPTARENTLRALDMGLDVVGGIPHFERTMADGAASVRDLCEIAADRGLPVDMHCDESDDPMSRHIETLAAETVRCGLQGRVAGSHLTSMHSMDNYYVSKLLALVAEAGISAIPNPLINIMLQGRHDTYPKRRGLTRVREMQALGIPVGWGQDCVRDPWYSLGTADMLDVAFMGLHVAQMSAPEEMARCFEMVTETNAAIIGLPDYGLRKGALASLVVLDAADPIEAVRLRPDRLCVISKGRVVSRKARNDAALTLPGRPATVHRRH from the coding sequence ATGGTCGACATTCTGGTCAAGGGCGGCACGCTGCCCGACGGCACCCAGGCCGATATCGCCATCACCGGCGACCGCATCGTCGACGTCGCGCCCGGGATCGCCGCCAAGGCGGGCGAGGTGATCGACGCCACCGGCGATCTGGTCAGCCCGCCCTTCGTGGACCCCCATTTCCACATGGACGCCACGCTCAGCTACGGCATACCGCGGATCAACGCCTCGGGCACGCTGCTCGAAGGGATCGCGCTCTGGGGCGAGTTGAAGCACGAGACGACCATCGACGCGATGATCGACCGCGCCCTGCGCTATTGCGACTGGGCGGTCTCCATGGGGCTGCTGGCGATCCGCTCCCATGTCGATACCTGCGACGACAGCCTCAAGGGCGTGCAGGCGATGTTGCAGCTGCGCGAGACGGTCAAACCCTATCTCGACCTGCAACTGGTGGCCTTCCCCCAGGACGGGCTCTACCGCGATCCGACCGCGCGGGAAAACACCCTGCGCGCGCTGGATATGGGGCTGGACGTGGTGGGCGGCATCCCGCATTTCGAGCGCACCATGGCCGATGGTGCCGCCTCCGTGCGCGATCTGTGCGAAATCGCCGCCGACCGGGGCCTGCCCGTCGATATGCACTGCGACGAGAGCGACGATCCGATGTCGCGGCATATCGAAACCCTGGCGGCGGAAACCGTCCGCTGCGGGCTGCAGGGCAGGGTGGCCGGATCGCACCTGACCTCCATGCATTCGATGGACAATTACTACGTCTCGAAACTGCTGGCGCTCGTGGCCGAGGCCGGGATTTCGGCGATCCCCAACCCGCTGATCAACATCATGCTGCAGGGCCGCCACGATACCTATCCCAAGCGCCGGGGCCTGACCCGCGTGCGCGAGATGCAGGCGCTCGGCATCCCCGTGGGCTGGGGCCAGGACTGCGTGCGCGACCCGTGGTATTCGCTGGGCACCGCCGACATGCTCGACGTGGCCTTCATGGGGCTGCATGTGGCGCAGATGTCCGCGCCGGAAGAGATGGCGCGCTGTTTCGAGATGGTGACCGAAACCAACGCCGCGATCATCGGGCTGCCGGATTACGGGCTGCGCAAGGGGGCGCTGGCCTCGCTCGTGGTGCTCGATGCCGCCGACCCGATCGAGGCGGTGCGCCTGCGCCCGGACCGTTTGTGCGTGATCTCCAAGGGCAGGGTGGTCTCGCGCAAGGCGCGCAACGATGCGGCCCTGACGCTGCCTGGCCGCCCCGCCACGGTCCACCGAAGGCATTGA
- a CDS encoding class I SAM-dependent methyltransferase: MKFKDYFYTQDIYAGFDMDQVAPDTQGWGSTAGIFAKLLDELKPAKIVEVGTWKGASAIHMAKLCAEAGIETDILCIDTFLGASGLWLRPGYAEEMLKTKNGMPTIFPTFLRNVIDAGLTDVITPLPLPSREAATVLVKRRIRADLIYIDGDHSYEGCLEDLRNYRPALAPEGLMLADDYTFDGVNRAITEFVDETGCEMLDTGNKVVLSFGRDITGLRDWQAEMAEKRAAMEARKAAAAAKD, encoded by the coding sequence ATGAAATTCAAAGACTATTTCTACACCCAAGACATCTATGCCGGGTTCGACATGGACCAGGTTGCGCCCGACACCCAGGGCTGGGGCAGCACCGCGGGCATCTTCGCCAAGCTGCTGGACGAGCTGAAACCGGCCAAGATCGTCGAGGTCGGCACCTGGAAGGGCGCGTCGGCCATCCATATGGCCAAGCTCTGCGCCGAGGCCGGGATCGAGACCGACATCCTCTGCATCGACACCTTCCTCGGGGCGAGCGGCCTGTGGCTCCGGCCCGGCTATGCCGAGGAAATGCTCAAGACGAAGAACGGCATGCCGACGATCTTTCCCACCTTCCTGCGCAACGTGATCGACGCGGGCCTCACGGACGTGATCACCCCCCTGCCGCTGCCCTCGCGGGAGGCGGCGACCGTGCTCGTGAAACGCCGGATCCGCGCCGACCTGATCTATATCGACGGCGACCATTCCTACGAGGGCTGTCTTGAGGACCTGCGCAACTACCGCCCGGCCCTGGCCCCCGAGGGGCTGATGCTGGCCGACGACTACACCTTCGACGGGGTCAACCGCGCGATCACCGAGTTCGTGGACGAGACCGGCTGCGAGATGCTCGACACCGGCAACAAGGTGGTCCTGAGCTTCGGCCGCGACATCACCGGCCTGCGCGACTGGCAGGCGGAGATGGCCGAGAAACGCGCCGCGATGGAGGCGCGCAAGGCCGCCGCCGCCGCCAAGGACTGA
- a CDS encoding ABC transporter permease has translation MEILDILLSASFWAAAIRIASPLIFATMGELICERAGVLNLGIEGIMVAGAFAGWMAVYTGTDLWTGVAVAFGAGMLFGLLHATLTVPFGLSQHVVGLGITLLATSATYFAYRVALPEVSSPPRIEAFQPYEIPLLSDLPLLGPALFSQTPLTYLAFAVAGLTAFTLYRTPLGLALRAAGENPSAVEAQGLSVTGLRMGAVIVGSGLMAVGGAFLTMSAFNSFFFEMVNGRGWICIALVVFGAWRPGKALLGALLFAAFDALQVRLQQTGLGADIPYQVFLMLPYILSILALIVMSRRAEVPAALMVPYNKGTR, from the coding sequence ATGGAAATCCTCGACATCCTCCTGTCGGCCAGCTTCTGGGCCGCCGCCATCCGCATCGCCAGCCCGCTGATCTTCGCCACCATGGGCGAGCTGATCTGCGAACGCGCCGGGGTGCTCAACCTCGGGATCGAAGGGATCATGGTCGCGGGCGCCTTCGCGGGCTGGATGGCGGTCTATACCGGCACGGACCTGTGGACCGGCGTCGCCGTGGCCTTCGGCGCGGGGATGCTGTTCGGCCTCCTGCATGCCACGCTCACCGTCCCCTTCGGCCTGAGCCAACACGTGGTCGGCCTCGGCATCACGCTGCTGGCGACCTCCGCCACCTATTTCGCCTACCGCGTGGCGCTGCCCGAGGTCTCCTCCCCCCCGCGGATCGAGGCGTTCCAACCCTACGAGATCCCGCTTCTGTCGGACCTGCCGCTCCTCGGCCCGGCCCTCTTTTCGCAAACCCCGCTCACCTATCTCGCTTTCGCCGTCGCGGGCCTGACCGCTTTCACCCTCTACCGCACGCCGCTGGGCCTGGCCCTGCGCGCCGCGGGCGAAAACCCCTCCGCCGTCGAGGCCCAGGGCCTGAGCGTCACCGGCCTGCGCATGGGCGCGGTCATCGTCGGCTCGGGCCTGATGGCGGTGGGCGGCGCGTTCCTGACCATGTCGGCCTTCAACTCGTTCTTCTTCGAGATGGTCAATGGCCGCGGCTGGATCTGCATCGCACTGGTTGTCTTCGGCGCCTGGCGCCCGGGCAAGGCGCTGCTCGGCGCACTTCTCTTCGCGGCCTTCGATGCCCTGCAAGTGCGGCTGCAACAGACCGGCCTCGGCGCGGACATCCCCTACCAGGTGTTCCTGATGCTGCCCTATATCCTGTCGATCCTCGCCCTGATCGTCATGTCGCGCCGCGCAGAGGTTCCCGCCGCCCTGATGGTGCCCTATAACAAGGGCACCCGTTGA
- a CDS encoding ABC transporter permease codes for MRLEAIPAPTLTRTLGLPAVALTLTVIAASGLALVAGGDPFAVLGLIVQGAVGSKFALLETLNRATPLIFTGLAVAVAFRAKLWNIGAEAQLYGGAVITVVLGTGFLPWPAGVLLPVLVIASMLTGALLLLGPAYLKTRLGVDEVVTTLLLNFIALLFVSMLLEGPLKDPMGMGWPKSERLIPEARLPRLVDGLRLHWGFALALIAAAAVWVIQTRTTLGYEMRAVGQNPDAARFAGIPVGAVILKTAFLSGGLAALAGFSEVAGLKGSLTLDLSPGFGYTGIIVAMLALLNPLGVVVSALFVAGVFVGADSMSRAADVPTYIADILLALALLSMVLAILLTRFRVVRD; via the coding sequence ATGCGGCTTGAAGCCATCCCGGCCCCGACCCTGACCCGCACCCTCGGCCTGCCCGCCGTCGCGCTCACCCTGACCGTGATCGCGGCCTCGGGCCTGGCGCTGGTGGCAGGCGGCGATCCCTTCGCGGTGCTGGGGCTGATCGTGCAGGGCGCCGTCGGCTCCAAATTCGCCCTGCTGGAGACCCTCAACCGCGCCACGCCGCTGATCTTCACCGGCCTCGCGGTCGCCGTCGCCTTCCGCGCCAAGCTGTGGAACATCGGCGCGGAGGCGCAGCTTTACGGCGGCGCGGTCATCACTGTGGTCCTGGGCACGGGCTTTCTGCCCTGGCCCGCGGGCGTCCTGCTGCCGGTGCTGGTGATCGCGTCGATGCTGACCGGCGCGCTCCTGCTGCTCGGCCCCGCGTATCTCAAAACCCGGCTCGGGGTGGACGAGGTGGTCACCACGCTACTGCTGAACTTCATCGCGCTTCTCTTCGTCTCCATGCTGCTCGAAGGCCCGCTGAAGGACCCCATGGGCATGGGCTGGCCCAAGTCCGAGCGCCTGATCCCCGAGGCCCGGCTGCCGCGCCTCGTGGACGGGCTGCGCCTGCACTGGGGCTTTGCGCTGGCCCTGATCGCCGCCGCCGCCGTCTGGGTGATCCAGACCCGCACCACGCTGGGCTACGAGATGCGCGCCGTGGGTCAGAACCCGGACGCCGCGCGTTTCGCGGGCATCCCGGTGGGCGCGGTGATCCTGAAAACCGCCTTCCTGTCGGGCGGGCTCGCGGCGCTGGCGGGGTTTTCCGAGGTGGCGGGGCTCAAGGGCTCGCTCACCCTCGATCTCAGCCCGGGCTTTGGCTACACCGGCATCATCGTGGCGATGCTCGCCCTCCTGAACCCGCTCGGCGTGGTGGTCTCGGCGCTCTTCGTGGCGGGCGTCTTCGTCGGCGCCGACAGCATGAGCCGGGCGGCCGACGTGCCCACCTATATCGCCGACATCCTGCTCGCACTCGCGCTCCTGTCCATGGTCCTCGCCATCCTGCTGACACGCTTCCGGGTGGTGCGCGACTGA
- a CDS encoding ABC transporter ATP-binding protein gives MTETNGARPVLRLDQITKRFGALTANDAISFDLHAGEVVALLGENGAGKTTLMNILFGHYTADEGTVEVFGQTLPPGVPRAALAAGVGMVHQHFTLADNLSVLDNVILGTVPLWRAGLGSGAARRKLRALAEDFGLQVDPEARVGTLSVGERQRVEILKALYRDARILILDEPTAVLTPQEAEALFATLRRAVARGMSVIFISHKLHEVMSVAHRVVVLRHGRVVGRVATDETDRHALAEMMVGAEITAPAPRPATPGAALMTLDRVCTDARGTATGLRDVSLTLRAGQITGLAGVSGNGQAALADLIGGLIAPVAGALRLGNAEVADWSPRAALAQGIGRIPEDRHKTGTIADFTLTENAILEAYPKAQFSRSGWMRWGAAESFARDVIASYDVRCPGPETPIRLLSGGNMQKLILGRVLEDGPRIVLANQPVRGLDIGAVTYVQEQLIAARDGGAAVLLISEDLDEVLALSDVIHVMSEGRLSPEFARGSMTPAQLGVWMAGDGFAEDPHAA, from the coding sequence ATGACCGAGACCAACGGGGCGCGGCCGGTACTGCGCCTCGATCAGATCACCAAGCGCTTCGGCGCGCTCACGGCCAACGATGCGATCAGCTTCGATCTGCACGCGGGCGAGGTCGTGGCCCTTCTGGGTGAGAACGGCGCGGGCAAGACCACGCTGATGAACATCCTCTTCGGCCACTACACCGCCGATGAAGGCACAGTGGAGGTGTTCGGCCAGACCCTTCCGCCGGGGGTGCCCCGCGCCGCGCTGGCCGCGGGGGTGGGCATGGTGCACCAGCATTTCACCCTGGCCGACAATCTCAGCGTGCTCGACAACGTCATCCTCGGGACCGTCCCGCTCTGGCGCGCGGGCCTGGGCAGCGGCGCGGCCCGGCGCAAGCTGCGCGCGCTGGCCGAGGATTTCGGGCTCCAGGTCGACCCGGAGGCCCGCGTCGGCACGCTCTCGGTGGGCGAACGCCAAAGGGTCGAAATCCTCAAGGCGCTCTACCGCGACGCGCGGATCCTGATCCTGGACGAGCCGACCGCCGTGCTGACCCCGCAGGAGGCCGAGGCGCTCTTTGCGACCCTGCGCCGGGCGGTGGCGCGGGGCATGTCGGTGATCTTCATCTCCCACAAGCTGCACGAGGTGATGAGCGTGGCCCATCGCGTCGTGGTGCTGCGCCACGGCCGCGTCGTCGGCCGGGTCGCCACGGACGAGACCGACCGCCACGCGCTGGCCGAGATGATGGTGGGGGCCGAGATCACCGCCCCCGCGCCCCGCCCGGCGACCCCCGGCGCGGCCCTGATGACGCTCGACCGGGTGTGCACCGACGCCCGGGGCACCGCCACCGGGCTGCGCGACGTGTCGCTGACCCTGCGCGCGGGCCAGATCACCGGGCTTGCCGGGGTCTCGGGCAACGGGCAGGCGGCGCTGGCGGACCTGATCGGCGGGCTTATCGCGCCCGTCGCGGGCGCTCTGCGCCTCGGCAACGCAGAGGTCGCCGACTGGTCGCCCCGCGCGGCCCTGGCCCAGGGCATCGGCCGCATCCCCGAGGACCGCCACAAGACCGGCACCATCGCCGATTTCACCCTGACCGAGAACGCCATCCTGGAGGCTTACCCCAAGGCGCAATTCTCCCGCTCGGGCTGGATGCGCTGGGGCGCCGCCGAAAGCTTCGCGCGCGACGTGATCGCCAGCTACGATGTACGCTGCCCGGGGCCGGAGACGCCCATCCGGCTGCTGTCGGGCGGCAACATGCAGAAGCTGATCCTCGGTCGCGTGCTGGAGGACGGCCCCCGCATCGTGCTCGCCAACCAGCCGGTGCGCGGGCTCGACATCGGCGCGGTGACCTATGTGCAGGAGCAGTTGATCGCCGCGCGGGACGGCGGCGCGGCGGTCCTGCTGATCTCCGAAGACCTCGACGAGGTGCTGGCGCTGTCGGATGTCATCCACGTCATGTCCGAGGGGCGGCTCTCGCCAGAGTTTGCGCGCGGCTCCATGACCCCGGCGCAGCTGGGCGTCTGGATGGCGGGCGACGGCTTCGCGGAGGATCCCCATGCGGCTTGA